TCAGCAGTCCGAAGTGTTCCGTTTCGGCAACGCCATCGTTGACGACTGGGAAGGCCAGTTCAACGCCTGGCCGCTGGATGAGGGCATGATCGACTACGTCGAGACCGACGACTACCAGCACGAGCTGGGCAGCGACGGCGCCACTGCCAACATCGTCGCCAACGACACCATCACCGTGGGCGGCCGCGACATCGACGTCAGCGAGCTGACCCCCGAGGTGCTGGCCGACCTCAACGAGATCGGCGGCTCCGAGGCCAACGTGGCCACCGGCTACCACGCCATCGAGTTTCTGCTCTGGGGCCAGGATCTCAACGGCTTTGACGCCGGCAACGGCGACCGCCCGGCGAGCGACTACGCCGCCGGCGACGACTGCACCCACGGCCACTGCGACCGCCGCGGCGAGTACCTCGACGCCGTGTCCGACCTGCTGGTCGACGACCTTGCGTGGATGACCGAGCAGTGGGCCGAGGGCCAGGACGACAACTACCGCGCCGAGCTACTCTCTGAAAGCGACGAGGAAGGCCTGCGCCGCATCCTCTTCGGCATGGGCTCGCTGTCCCTTGGCGAGCTTGCCGGCGAGCGCATGAAGGTGGCGCTCGAAGCCAACTCCTTCGAGGACGAGCACGACTGCTTCAGCGACAACACCCACAACTCGCACTACTTCAACGGCCAGGGCATTCAGAACGTCTACACCGGCATCTACGAGCGCACCGACGGCAGCGTCGTTTCCGGCCCGGCCATCGCCGACCTGGTGGAACAGGAAAACCCCGAGCTTGCCACCACCCTGCGCGGCCAGCTGGAAACCACCATGGACAAGCTTGGCATGATCAAGCAGGCCGCCGAGGCCGAAAGCTCGCCCATGGCCTTTGACATGATGATCGCCCCGGGCAACGAAGAAGGCAGCGCCATGATCAACGACGCCATTCTCGCGCTGGTGACCCAGACAGCCTCGCTGGAAAAGGCCGCCGGCACGCTTGGCGTGACCTCGCTGCAGCCGGATACCGCCGGCCACCGCTTCTAAGCGCCGCCTTCCCCCTGCTTAGCGACTACCGCCCGGCGCCCTCCGCCAGGGCGGTTTTCGCCGTCAAGGCC
This DNA window, taken from Halomonas piscis, encodes the following:
- a CDS encoding imelysin family protein encodes the protein MNRHPLAAVVSLAALMPLAAQAANDATPDAVIANYADIAHATYEDSLTAAQTLNERIDALLENPTAETLAAAQQAWLKARVPYQQSEVFRFGNAIVDDWEGQFNAWPLDEGMIDYVETDDYQHELGSDGATANIVANDTITVGGRDIDVSELTPEVLADLNEIGGSEANVATGYHAIEFLLWGQDLNGFDAGNGDRPASDYAAGDDCTHGHCDRRGEYLDAVSDLLVDDLAWMTEQWAEGQDDNYRAELLSESDEEGLRRILFGMGSLSLGELAGERMKVALEANSFEDEHDCFSDNTHNSHYFNGQGIQNVYTGIYERTDGSVVSGPAIADLVEQENPELATTLRGQLETTMDKLGMIKQAAEAESSPMAFDMMIAPGNEEGSAMINDAILALVTQTASLEKAAGTLGVTSLQPDTAGHRF